Proteins encoded in a region of the Larimichthys crocea isolate SSNF chromosome XVI, L_crocea_2.0, whole genome shotgun sequence genome:
- the pex5 gene encoding peroxisomal biogenesis factor 5 isoform X3 encodes MAMRELVEAECGGTNPLMKLTSHMTKEGGAWRHRSTPTIPPTAIEIATEEELVNEFLQAPPRPPHTFDMGQLLEEMQQIDQQSYRQAPQRAPDVAALALSGDWAAEFVSGPDTASAPGLSALGDAADADWTREFIAEAADPGRWAEEYLEQSEEKLWLGDLGDKENEWTKEYQPGEELRQTANELVSKVDDPKLQNTEVSVDSAEAWVDEFATAGPDFQEAKAAVESDVDFWEKLQQEWEEMAKRDAESHPWLSDFDQLLSTSYDKGYQFEEDNPYLSHPDPLSEGVKRMEAGDIPGAVRFFESAVQREPDNQLAWQYLGTCQAENEQEFAAISALRRCIELKNDNLTALMALAVSFTNESLHRQACETLRDWLKHNPKYHSVWEQNELERQKEGARDRNKDRERFGSLLPESLFTDVQSLFLHAANSDPSQVDPQLQCGLGVLFNLSGEYDKAVDCFSAALSVTPQDYLLWNKLGATLANGSRSEEAVAAYRRALELQPGFVRSRYNLGISCVNLGAHREAVEHFLEALSLQRQAAGDRARAVRGPGGAAATMMSDNIWSTLRMALSMMGESSLYAAADRRDLDTLLAHFCQREVEGGTE; translated from the exons atggcgatgcGGGAGTTGGTAGAGGCAGAATGTGGGGGAACCAATCCCCTCATGAAGTTGACCAGTCACATGACCAAGGAAGGGGGGGCATGGCGGCACCGCTCAACACCTACA ATTCCCCCCACTGCTATAGAAATTGCAACTGAAGAAGAG CTGGTGAATGAGTTCCTTCAGGCACCACCACGTCCCCCACACACATTTGACATGGGTCAGCTGTTGGAGGAAATGCAGCAGATTGACCAGCAGAGCTACAGACAAGCTCCTCAGAGAG CTCCAGATGTGGCAGCGTTGGCCCTCTCTGGTGACTGGGCGGCTGAGTTCGTCTCAGGTCCTGACACTGCATCCGCCCCGGGCCTCAGCGCTCTCGGTGATGCAGCAGATGCCGACTGGACGAGAGAATTCATCGCTGAGGCTGCAG ATCCTGGACGCTGGGCAGAAGAGTATCTGGAACAGTCGGAGGAGAAGTTGTGGCTGGGAGACCTGGGAGACAAGGAGAATGAATG GACAAAAGAATATCAACCAGGAGAGGAGCTGAGGCAGACCGCTAATGAGCTCGTCTCAAAGGTTGATGACCCGAAGTTACAAAACACAGAG GTGTCAGTGGACTCAGCTGAGGCCTGGGTGGATGAGTTTGCCACAGCAGGACCAGATTTCCAAGAAGCTAAAGCTGCAGTCGAG aGTGATGTGGATTTCTGggagaagctgcagcaggagtGGGAGGAGATGGCAAAGAGGGACGCAGAGAGCCATCCCTGGCTGTCTGACTTCGATCAGCTACTCAGCACTTCTTATGACAAG GGCTATCAGTTTGAAGAGGACAACCCTTACTTATCCCACCCGGACCCTTTGTCAGAGGGAGTGAAGAGGATGGAGGCAGGCGACATCCCGGGTGCTGTACGGTTCTTTGAAAGTGCTGTACAGAGAGAACCAGACAACCAGCTG GCTTGGCAATATTTGGGAACCTGTCAGGCAGAGAACGAACAAGAGTTTGCTGCCATCAGCGCCCTCCGCAG ATGTATAGAGCTAAAGAACGACAACCTGACTGCTCTGATGGCGCTGGCTGTCAGTTTCACTAACGAATCGCTGCACAGGCAGGCCTGTGAGACTCTTCGCGACTGGCTGAAACACAATCCAAAATACCATTCTGTGTGGGAGCAGAATGAACTCGAGCGCCAAAAGGAAGGTGCCAGAGACAGGAACAAGGATAGGGAGCGGTTCGGATCACTGCTACCAGA ATCTTTGTTCACTGATGTCCAGTCCCTGTTCCTGCATGCAGCCAACTCTGATCCCTCCCAGGTGGACCCACAGCTGCAGTGTGGTCTGGGAGTTCTCTTTAACCTCAGCGGGGAGTACGATAAGGCGGTGGACTGTTTCAGCGCCGCTCTCTCTGTCACACCACAG GACTACCTGCTGTGGAATAAGTTGGGTGCTACGCTCGCTAATGGTAGCCGCTCAGAGGAGGCCGTGGCTGCCTACAGGAGAGCTCTGGAACTGCAGCCCGGTTTTGTCCGCAGTCGCTACAACTTGGGAATCAGCTGCGTCAACCTAGGAGCACACAG AGAGGCAGTGGAGCACTTCCTTGAAGCTCTGTCTCTACAGCGCCAGGCCGCCGGGGACAGAGCGAGAGCTGTGAGGGGGCCTGGAGGTGCCGCAGCCACCATGATGTCTGACAACATCTGGTCCACCCTGCGCATGGCTCTAAGCATGATGGGAGAGAGCTCTCTGTATGCTGCTGCTGACCGTCGGGACTTGGACACATTGCTGGCTCACTTCTgccagagagaggtggagggtgggACTGAATGA
- the pex5 gene encoding peroxisomal biogenesis factor 5 isoform X1 has protein sequence MAMRELVEAECGGTNPLMKLTSHMTKEGGAWRHRSTPTIPPTAIEIATEEELVNEFLQAPPRPPHTFDMGQLLEEMQQIDQQSYRQAPQRAPDVAALALSGDWAAEFVSGPDTASAPGLSALGDAADADWTREFIAEAADPGRWAEEYLEQSEEKLWLGDLGDKENEWTKEYQPGEELRQTANELVSKVDDPKLQNTEFLRFIRQIGEGSVTVESRTDKQLTDKAQAEEAQNWASNLNQFLTETGGGSLPLEPAERDQKIEKVKAKQAEQWAKVVRQVSVDSAEAWVDEFATAGPDFQEAKAAVESDVDFWEKLQQEWEEMAKRDAESHPWLSDFDQLLSTSYDKGYQFEEDNPYLSHPDPLSEGVKRMEAGDIPGAVRFFESAVQREPDNQLAWQYLGTCQAENEQEFAAISALRRCIELKNDNLTALMALAVSFTNESLHRQACETLRDWLKHNPKYHSVWEQNELERQKEGARDRNKDRERFGSLLPESLFTDVQSLFLHAANSDPSQVDPQLQCGLGVLFNLSGEYDKAVDCFSAALSVTPQDYLLWNKLGATLANGSRSEEAVAAYRRALELQPGFVRSRYNLGISCVNLGAHREAVEHFLEALSLQRQAAGDRARAVRGPGGAAATMMSDNIWSTLRMALSMMGESSLYAAADRRDLDTLLAHFCQREVEGGTE, from the exons atggcgatgcGGGAGTTGGTAGAGGCAGAATGTGGGGGAACCAATCCCCTCATGAAGTTGACCAGTCACATGACCAAGGAAGGGGGGGCATGGCGGCACCGCTCAACACCTACA ATTCCCCCCACTGCTATAGAAATTGCAACTGAAGAAGAG CTGGTGAATGAGTTCCTTCAGGCACCACCACGTCCCCCACACACATTTGACATGGGTCAGCTGTTGGAGGAAATGCAGCAGATTGACCAGCAGAGCTACAGACAAGCTCCTCAGAGAG CTCCAGATGTGGCAGCGTTGGCCCTCTCTGGTGACTGGGCGGCTGAGTTCGTCTCAGGTCCTGACACTGCATCCGCCCCGGGCCTCAGCGCTCTCGGTGATGCAGCAGATGCCGACTGGACGAGAGAATTCATCGCTGAGGCTGCAG ATCCTGGACGCTGGGCAGAAGAGTATCTGGAACAGTCGGAGGAGAAGTTGTGGCTGGGAGACCTGGGAGACAAGGAGAATGAATG GACAAAAGAATATCAACCAGGAGAGGAGCTGAGGCAGACCGCTAATGAGCTCGTCTCAAAGGTTGATGACCCGAAGTTACAAAACACAGAG TTCCTGCGATTCATTAGGCAGATTGGCGAGGGCAGTGTGACAGTGGAgagcagaacagacaaacagctcACAGATAAGGCTCAGGCCGAGGAGGCTCAGAACTGGGCCTCCAACCTCAACCAG TTCCTGACGGAGACGGGGGGAGGGAGTCTTCCCTTGGAACCCGCAGAGAGGGATCAGAAGATTGAGAAAGTTAAAGCTAAACAAGCAGAGCAGTGGGCCAAGGTCGTCAGGCAG GTGTCAGTGGACTCAGCTGAGGCCTGGGTGGATGAGTTTGCCACAGCAGGACCAGATTTCCAAGAAGCTAAAGCTGCAGTCGAG aGTGATGTGGATTTCTGggagaagctgcagcaggagtGGGAGGAGATGGCAAAGAGGGACGCAGAGAGCCATCCCTGGCTGTCTGACTTCGATCAGCTACTCAGCACTTCTTATGACAAG GGCTATCAGTTTGAAGAGGACAACCCTTACTTATCCCACCCGGACCCTTTGTCAGAGGGAGTGAAGAGGATGGAGGCAGGCGACATCCCGGGTGCTGTACGGTTCTTTGAAAGTGCTGTACAGAGAGAACCAGACAACCAGCTG GCTTGGCAATATTTGGGAACCTGTCAGGCAGAGAACGAACAAGAGTTTGCTGCCATCAGCGCCCTCCGCAG ATGTATAGAGCTAAAGAACGACAACCTGACTGCTCTGATGGCGCTGGCTGTCAGTTTCACTAACGAATCGCTGCACAGGCAGGCCTGTGAGACTCTTCGCGACTGGCTGAAACACAATCCAAAATACCATTCTGTGTGGGAGCAGAATGAACTCGAGCGCCAAAAGGAAGGTGCCAGAGACAGGAACAAGGATAGGGAGCGGTTCGGATCACTGCTACCAGA ATCTTTGTTCACTGATGTCCAGTCCCTGTTCCTGCATGCAGCCAACTCTGATCCCTCCCAGGTGGACCCACAGCTGCAGTGTGGTCTGGGAGTTCTCTTTAACCTCAGCGGGGAGTACGATAAGGCGGTGGACTGTTTCAGCGCCGCTCTCTCTGTCACACCACAG GACTACCTGCTGTGGAATAAGTTGGGTGCTACGCTCGCTAATGGTAGCCGCTCAGAGGAGGCCGTGGCTGCCTACAGGAGAGCTCTGGAACTGCAGCCCGGTTTTGTCCGCAGTCGCTACAACTTGGGAATCAGCTGCGTCAACCTAGGAGCACACAG AGAGGCAGTGGAGCACTTCCTTGAAGCTCTGTCTCTACAGCGCCAGGCCGCCGGGGACAGAGCGAGAGCTGTGAGGGGGCCTGGAGGTGCCGCAGCCACCATGATGTCTGACAACATCTGGTCCACCCTGCGCATGGCTCTAAGCATGATGGGAGAGAGCTCTCTGTATGCTGCTGCTGACCGTCGGGACTTGGACACATTGCTGGCTCACTTCTgccagagagaggtggagggtgggACTGAATGA
- the pex5 gene encoding peroxisomal biogenesis factor 5 isoform X2, with translation MAMRELVEAECGGTNPLMKLTSHMTKEGGAWRHRSTPTIPPTAIEIATEEELVNEFLQAPPRPPHTFDMGQLLEEMQQIDQQSYRQAPQRAPDVAALALSGDWAAEFVSGPDTASAPGLSALGDAADADWTREFIAEAADPGRWAEEYLEQSEEKLWLGDLGDKENEWTKEYQPGEELRQTANELVSKVDDPKLQNTEFLRFIRQIGEGSVTVESRTDKQLTDKAQAEEAQNWASNLNQVSVDSAEAWVDEFATAGPDFQEAKAAVESDVDFWEKLQQEWEEMAKRDAESHPWLSDFDQLLSTSYDKGYQFEEDNPYLSHPDPLSEGVKRMEAGDIPGAVRFFESAVQREPDNQLAWQYLGTCQAENEQEFAAISALRRCIELKNDNLTALMALAVSFTNESLHRQACETLRDWLKHNPKYHSVWEQNELERQKEGARDRNKDRERFGSLLPESLFTDVQSLFLHAANSDPSQVDPQLQCGLGVLFNLSGEYDKAVDCFSAALSVTPQDYLLWNKLGATLANGSRSEEAVAAYRRALELQPGFVRSRYNLGISCVNLGAHREAVEHFLEALSLQRQAAGDRARAVRGPGGAAATMMSDNIWSTLRMALSMMGESSLYAAADRRDLDTLLAHFCQREVEGGTE, from the exons atggcgatgcGGGAGTTGGTAGAGGCAGAATGTGGGGGAACCAATCCCCTCATGAAGTTGACCAGTCACATGACCAAGGAAGGGGGGGCATGGCGGCACCGCTCAACACCTACA ATTCCCCCCACTGCTATAGAAATTGCAACTGAAGAAGAG CTGGTGAATGAGTTCCTTCAGGCACCACCACGTCCCCCACACACATTTGACATGGGTCAGCTGTTGGAGGAAATGCAGCAGATTGACCAGCAGAGCTACAGACAAGCTCCTCAGAGAG CTCCAGATGTGGCAGCGTTGGCCCTCTCTGGTGACTGGGCGGCTGAGTTCGTCTCAGGTCCTGACACTGCATCCGCCCCGGGCCTCAGCGCTCTCGGTGATGCAGCAGATGCCGACTGGACGAGAGAATTCATCGCTGAGGCTGCAG ATCCTGGACGCTGGGCAGAAGAGTATCTGGAACAGTCGGAGGAGAAGTTGTGGCTGGGAGACCTGGGAGACAAGGAGAATGAATG GACAAAAGAATATCAACCAGGAGAGGAGCTGAGGCAGACCGCTAATGAGCTCGTCTCAAAGGTTGATGACCCGAAGTTACAAAACACAGAG TTCCTGCGATTCATTAGGCAGATTGGCGAGGGCAGTGTGACAGTGGAgagcagaacagacaaacagctcACAGATAAGGCTCAGGCCGAGGAGGCTCAGAACTGGGCCTCCAACCTCAACCAG GTGTCAGTGGACTCAGCTGAGGCCTGGGTGGATGAGTTTGCCACAGCAGGACCAGATTTCCAAGAAGCTAAAGCTGCAGTCGAG aGTGATGTGGATTTCTGggagaagctgcagcaggagtGGGAGGAGATGGCAAAGAGGGACGCAGAGAGCCATCCCTGGCTGTCTGACTTCGATCAGCTACTCAGCACTTCTTATGACAAG GGCTATCAGTTTGAAGAGGACAACCCTTACTTATCCCACCCGGACCCTTTGTCAGAGGGAGTGAAGAGGATGGAGGCAGGCGACATCCCGGGTGCTGTACGGTTCTTTGAAAGTGCTGTACAGAGAGAACCAGACAACCAGCTG GCTTGGCAATATTTGGGAACCTGTCAGGCAGAGAACGAACAAGAGTTTGCTGCCATCAGCGCCCTCCGCAG ATGTATAGAGCTAAAGAACGACAACCTGACTGCTCTGATGGCGCTGGCTGTCAGTTTCACTAACGAATCGCTGCACAGGCAGGCCTGTGAGACTCTTCGCGACTGGCTGAAACACAATCCAAAATACCATTCTGTGTGGGAGCAGAATGAACTCGAGCGCCAAAAGGAAGGTGCCAGAGACAGGAACAAGGATAGGGAGCGGTTCGGATCACTGCTACCAGA ATCTTTGTTCACTGATGTCCAGTCCCTGTTCCTGCATGCAGCCAACTCTGATCCCTCCCAGGTGGACCCACAGCTGCAGTGTGGTCTGGGAGTTCTCTTTAACCTCAGCGGGGAGTACGATAAGGCGGTGGACTGTTTCAGCGCCGCTCTCTCTGTCACACCACAG GACTACCTGCTGTGGAATAAGTTGGGTGCTACGCTCGCTAATGGTAGCCGCTCAGAGGAGGCCGTGGCTGCCTACAGGAGAGCTCTGGAACTGCAGCCCGGTTTTGTCCGCAGTCGCTACAACTTGGGAATCAGCTGCGTCAACCTAGGAGCACACAG AGAGGCAGTGGAGCACTTCCTTGAAGCTCTGTCTCTACAGCGCCAGGCCGCCGGGGACAGAGCGAGAGCTGTGAGGGGGCCTGGAGGTGCCGCAGCCACCATGATGTCTGACAACATCTGGTCCACCCTGCGCATGGCTCTAAGCATGATGGGAGAGAGCTCTCTGTATGCTGCTGCTGACCGTCGGGACTTGGACACATTGCTGGCTCACTTCTgccagagagaggtggagggtgggACTGAATGA